TGCAAACTCAATAATCTCAGGCCGCCTGATGCTCCTCATGTCAGCAAATTTACGGATGGATGAACTTACAGGGTTTAATTTCCTGAGTGTAATAACATATAGACCGGATGAGGAGATATCATCACGCGCATTCTCTGGATTGTTCCCCTCTATTGCCCCCCTGATCAGGATGCCTTCACTATTCACGGCTGAATACGAATAAAATGCCATTATCCAACCACCCTCAGCACCTCTTCAAAGGTTGTTATCCCATCCATAGCCTTTTTGATCCCATTCTCCCTCATGGGTTTCATGCCATTTCTTCGGGCAGAATCCCATATTGATTTTACAGCGCCATTTGAATCGATGAGGTCCTTAATTTCATCTGATACAATAAGAATTTCACCAATAACGGTACGACCGATATAGCCGGTATGATTGCATGCCCGGCAACCTTCACCCCTGTATTCTGTCATTGTTTTTCCTTCAACTTCAGCAAAACCCAGTTCTGTCAGTTCTCCGGGGGCAAAGATATGCTCTTTTCGACAATAACCGCATACCTTTCTTATAAGCCTCTGGGAAATAACGGCCAGAAGGGCTGAGGAAAGCAGAAAACGGTCAACATCAAGATCTATCAAGCGCGGGATGACTGTAGCCGAATCATTGGTATGGATAGTGCTCAACACCAGATGTCCCGTAATAGAAGCCCTGATGGCGATCCGGGCCGTCTCCTCATCCCTGATCTCTCCAATGAGCATTGCATCAGGGTCCTGCCTCATGAAACTTTTTCCTGCCACGGCAAAGCCATATCCTGACTTTGAGGAGACCTGCGTCTGTTTGATCATGCTCAACTTGTATTCCACCGGGTCCTCAACCGTCAATACGTTCTTCTCAATGATATTTATCTCCCTGAGCGCTGAATAGAGGGTCGTAGTCTTACCACTCCCAGTAGGACCAGCGACAATAATCATACCGTGAGGTTTTGAAAAAAGCTGCTTCAACTCTTTCGTGTCATGCTCCTCAAAGCCCAGCCCTACCATACTCAAAAGTGCTCTCGTCCCGCTAAGCACCCTCATTACAAGGTTTTCACCGTAAATCGTCGGTACAAGAGAGACGCGAATCTCATAGACTTTATTCATTAGAGGAAAACTGAAGGAGCCCCCCTGTGGAAGCCTCTGTTCTGCAATGTCAAGGTTTGATAAAATCTTGATTCTTGATATTACACCGCTGTGCACCGACTTTGGAAGACAGTATATATACTGTAGTACGCCGTCTATCCTGCAAAAGATGTCCAGGGTTTCATGCTCCGGAGAAATATGAATGTCTGATGCATTTCTCCTGATGCCGTCCATAATCAGGAATTCCGTCAACGAGGAGATCATAGTCCCGGAGACCTCGACTCCCCTTTTCAGGTCACTGATAATGGCTTCTATCCTCTGATGTATAGGGTTCTTCAGGAAGAAGTATGCCTTTTCGAGAGTTTCATAAAAGGTTTCCGAAGCGACCATGTAAACATTCGGGGCCTTTCCGCTGAGACGAGTAGCAACATCTATAGCATGAATATTATTGGGATTAATCATGCCTATGCTCAAAACGCCATCCTCTATTTCCAGTGGCATGAAGCCCGTAGATTCAGCAATCTCACGGGAGACCAGCTTGAGGGCTTCGTCGGAAATGGCATACCTGCTTAGATCAATGAACTCAATCCCTGCCTGCTCAGCCAGCACCTGTCCCATCTCCAGAGATGAGACAAACCCGAGTTTTATCAGTGTTTCTCCAAGGAGGGCCCCTGTGATAGACTGTTTTGCCATCGCTACCATGAATTGATCCTTGCTTAGAAGCCCCTTGGAAATAAGTAAATCACCAAGTTTAAGTGTCGCCATATTTTATTTCTCCTGCACGTGACTTACAGTCTGCATGTCTATCTCAGAGAATCTATATGGGATCAGATACAATGAGAGGTTTAAGCATGATAATCAGTTCAGTTTTTTCATAGCTCCTGTCACGGTTTTTAAACAGGTATCCGATAACCGGAATATTGGCAAGATAAGGAACATTGTTGTCTGCCAGCCTATCCTTATTCTGAATCAGCCCTCCTATAATGACCATTTGACCGTCTTTGACCTGAACCGTCGTGCTTAGCTCCCGCAAGTCAACCGTTGGAAGGGAAAGCTCGACAGCGTTACCTGCGGCCCCGATAGTTTTATTGTTGAGCTTGACGAGATCGGTGATTATAGGCGAAATGGTAAGGGTTATATTATTATCATCTGAAGCGCTGATGTACGGAACAATACCGAACACAATCCCCGATAGCACACTGCTCGTCTCAACAGAGTAGGTGACTGTAGGTACAGAGGTTGAGGTTCCAGTTGACGTGGTTTCCACTTTTGAAATGAAGTCCACCTTTCTTCCAACGCTCAGGAACGCAGTCTGACCGTTCATAATGTTCATCCTCGGGTTTGAAAGGACGTTGATATTACCCTGCTGCTGCAGCGCCTTCAGGAGGGAGGTGAAATCGCCGCCCGTCAGAGAAAGATTGAAATTGGGAAGGGAGTTGAGTGGACTGGTAAATCCGGTAGTCCCAGCGGCAAGATTGCCAACATTATCCCACCCCCTTCCAAGGAAGCTCCAGTCAACTCCATACTGAATGCTGTCAGTCAGCTGCACTTCAACAATACGGGCTTCTACCAGCACCTGTCTTCTGAGGGTCTTTTTAAGGGTATTGATATAATTCTCAACCCTGCTGATATCCTTTCTCGATGCCGTTACCACGATAGTCCCGGTCATCCTGTTAATACTAAAACCGGCGCTAAACCCGGATGATCCTGACTTTGATTGTTGCTGGTTTGTTTGAATATTTAGAATCCCGGCTATACCTCTCTCAACAGAGTCCCAGAATTTGAAGGAATCTTTGTCTGTTTCAATCTTCTGTGTGATATTACCACTGACGCCGGCTGAACCGGTTTTTGTGTTTCCCAGCATATCCCCGCCCACAATAATGGAATAGTCCTGGATCACAGAAGGTTGTCCGAATTCTAATATCCTTGTATCCATAAATTTAATAGTGAGAATATTGTTCCTGACTGTATAAAAATAATCAACCGAAGCGAGTACCGTATCAAGGACATCCTGTATATTCATATCCTTGAGAGTTATAGTGACCGGCGTTTCAGGATCTACACCCCTTTCTATGACCAGATTCAGAAAGGCAGATTCAGCAATTGTATACAGGACATCTCTGAGAGGCGTATTTCGCGCAGATATTGAGATCGTTTTTGTCTTCAATGATGATATTTCCTCGTTTACAGGAGCGGATTCAATCCTTGGTGTTATTTCAGCCTTTTCCTCAACCTTGACTTCCTCAGGGGGGATGCCGGCCTTTGTTGAGAATGACTCCAACGCTTGAGCCTTTCTTGCAAACTTGTCAGACGCACACGATGCAGTAAGCGACAAGATAAGGAGTCCCATCAACACAGAACGTGGTACACGACCACAAAATTTATTCATCTTTCTTCCTCCATATATATCCATCTGACTGTCTTGTCCTTAATTAGAATCCTGTTCTTTTCAATCATTTGAATAGTCATGCCCCCCGTGGTTTCACCCGCATGCAAGAGACGGTCGTCCACTATTGCAAAACTGCGTCTGCCATTCAATACTATAAACGTCAGCTTCGGATTAACCCTGGCATTATTGCCTGCCAGATTTGGCAGGACATCCTCTCTCTGAAAACTCCTGCTGACAGATGCAGATGTAACGCCGTACTCAATTCTTTCAGAAACACTCTTGTTCTCAGAAATACGCCTGACCTCACCACTGGCGCTAATTTGAGCTTTATCAAAATTAAATAAACTTGTCTGTAATATAGGGGCAATGTCCATTACAGGGTCCGTCTTATCAATTCCCAACACTGATTCATCAGGAGAAAAATGCAGCAGTTGACGCTGGCCAGGCCTCAGGATACGGTGCTCCAGATTAATCGCATTAATCAGCAAGACAGCGGCAACTAAAATACAGAATGGAAGCACTACCAGTATCTTTGTCCTTGTATCAATCACCGTGAAGCCCTCCTGTCCGGAATTCCCGTAATCCTTCCAGACGGAATTATGAAGGATCCCGCAATTGTCCAGGTGATTTCACGACTCTCCTCATTTCTTTTAGCACTGATATTACGAATTTTGAAATATGGGAATCTAAGTCCACGGAGATATCCGATGTTGCTCAAACCTTCATGGTACTGGCTGACGCTGAATTCCAGGGTAACCGGGAGTGTGATCTGACCGTTCTCCTCAACGATATTTCCAATGATGATATCAGTCTCTGAGATGGAGCTTCTCACCTTGTCAAGGCAAAGTAGCAGAATCTCCTGGTGGCTTCTGGAGTTATAATCTGTCGGCAGCAGGTGAATAGCAGAAGTCTGCTTTTCTCTCATTACACTGGTGACATGTTCCATCTTAAGCGCATTCTTGCGTATGGCATCCAGGTCAGTGGCAGCCTTAATTAGGTTATTCTTATATTTGCCGGCAAGGATAAGAAGACAAAGCGTCACGGCAAGCAATGTTCCTGCTGTCAGATGACGATAGAGTGCCTTTCTTAGATCCCTTGTGAGGGTCATCTGTAATCCGCCTCCACAAATAATTTTTTATCTTTCAGTTCAAATATATTTTTTGTAACCGACAGCCCCTGAATATCGGCAAGAGATCCTATAAATTTCTCGTATGCACGCCCGGCTTCAGCATAGTTTTCAGTGAAGGCTCTCCCTTCAATCTTGCAATGAAGCACCCCTTCATCTGATGAAATATCAAGGGAGTCAACCCTTATCCTCCCCCCTCTTATTCGGGCAAATGCATTGAGCAAATCCAAAATGTCAGGTTTTTCCATAGACCTTTCAAAAGAGGAAATGAGTGTGCTGTACTTAGTAAATCCGGACATCTCGTTCTCATATGTTGAGAGAATCCTGTCTATTTCCGGCATGTCTCTTACAGCATTCTGAAACCCCTCTCTGAGCGGAAGGATAGACATGACAACAATTGCTGTGTAAATAACTGACAGGATAGCCAGGCAGAAAAATGCCGCAGTGGAGTATCTGAGGAATTGCATTAAGAACGTCAAGTTTTTGTAGCTGAGTGGCGCAATATCGCACCCTTTATCAGCACAGAGCGCTGACACGGCAGTCATATATTCCAGAAAGATGCGGTTGTCCATATGAATTTCCGGAGGGGGGATCATACAAATAACAGGAAGGGAATTGTCTACAGATACATTGAAGTTCCCGGAGAGGGTTCCGGTCAGTATGATGAATGAGGGATTAATCCTGAGAGTCTGCCTGCAATAATTTGCAGTCATCTCGATATTCCTCATGTCATAGTCTGTCATGTCTGCCTCCGGTGAATTAGCCTCCCGGACCAGCACTATCCTGCCATCCCTGACGAGAAACAGGTTCTTGTTATGACCTGCACCGGACACGCTCAGTCCATATTTCCCGTCCGTCCTCGTCATCCGTGCCAGAGCAAAGATATCCGGATAGACCGCCGTGACCTTTTTCCCCATATTCGTAAATCTGGTGATCAGGTTCATTACTTCGTTGTTCCTGACAGCAAGGACAAATATCTCAAGTGTCTTCCTGTTTTCAACAATCTTTTCTCCTGAGAGATAATAGATATAGGAGAAATCCTTAAATGGACATTTTTTCTGAATCTCAAATTTGATGATTTTATCCAGATATTTCTTCTTTACGAAAGGCACAGTGATAGTATCCTGGTAGGTCTCCCTGAAATTACCTGCGACGATAAATTCCTTTGTCTTTTCACTCCTCAGAAATTCTTCGAACTGAGCATCATTCAAAGTGATAGCATCTCTTACAAAAAGTCCCCCCTTTTTCGAGGTGGCATAAATGACCCTGATTTCCTGGTTCTCAAAGCTCACGACAACGGTATTATTCATTTCACTCATCTACCTCAAGGATTTACAGTAATTACGTAAGACCTCTGTGCAATATTGTCATTGGACCCGACGGGGTCATTATTATCTCTTGTAAAGATGATCAGATTAAAACTCCCTGCAGAGGTTGGGGTTCCTGATAATCCCATTGTATCTGACTGCCCCCATGATCCTTCTGCCAATCCGCTGCAGTTAAGACTCGCTGTGTTAGGGGAAAGGGAAAGTCCGGCTGGCAGGCTTCCCTGCAGGCACCATTTGTATTTTCCGCCAGCGGAGTAGGCCACCCCTCCGTCAGAAAAGGCTTTGGCGCTGTAAGAACTTCCGGACTTGCCCGAAGGAAGATCGTTATTGATAATCCTGAGTTGTGCCCCGACGCATCCGGCCCTTATCCTGAGCTCATCGAGGGTCATCCACTGGACTATATCATCGTAGTCTTCAAACCGTGTCATATCAGCGGCGTAATTATCAATGCCTGGAATATCCGGATTGTATACCCGCACGCTCCCGCCTGTATTAGCCGTCTGAATATTGAAATTTGCAGCTCCGCTGATTACTGCAAATGCTATATTGGATATAGAACTAATCGGTGCTGCACAACCTGAGTCGGCACACAAAATAATACTGATACCGGTCGTTTTTCTCCCGCATATCCCCCCTGCTGATGTGTTTATCAGATTCGCATCCGGAATATATAATAGAGAGTTATTCCAGGAGTCTTTTGGGGTCCTTACGATAGATGGGAACTCTGTTGTATTGGGGATCCGGTTACTTGTAGTTCCAAAACCGATCATTCCTGAAACTGCTGCATTCACAATCTCCTTGGTCTCATTATGTTTGGCTGCCTTAACAAGGGGTCCCATCATTCCGGTTCCAATCCCGATCAGCATACCGATAATCACAAGTACAATGGCAAGTTCAACAAGTGTAAAACCATTATTCCCTTTTATAAGGTGCAGCTGTTTCATATAGAACCAATGTCTATTTTAACGTCCTGTGCATCCATATCATGAGTGTTATTCCGCCTAAAATAGTCAGAAAAACTCCACTCCGGGTCTTTGTGACAACTTCTGATAAGAGGCTGTCGGGAGAGATGCTCCATATTACGTAATAACCGGAAAAAATGAATATACAAGAAAGGGATGGTAAAACCAGCCTGAGGATAAGATTAATAATTGTCCTGACTGTAAATGACAGATCCCGGTTTCTATGCCATTCCTGCGGCAAACTTTTCCCCTTCCACGTAAAGTCATCTCTCCCCCAAACGGGATAAATTAAAACCTGAAATAGAGTGTGTATGCACCACTGGTTGCTGTGTTGTAGTTGCCTGATCCCCGGATATCTCCACTATTATACCCAGTGGTCGGACTGCCATCATCATACTGCTGATCAAGGAGCTGGCATACATCGTAAGGCACATTTGTAAATCCTATCCAATGTGTGGTCAACCCCTGGACTGCTACAGTCCCTATCGCTACGATGCCTGCGTAAGGGTTGCCTGGATTTACTGCTGATGTTGCATCTCCTGACAGGAGATTTGCAAGCCTTAATCCTCTCCAGGCGACACAGGTCTCGGTGGTGGTGCCGGACGCACAATTAGTGGTAAATCCTGTGATCAGGCCATTGTTATTCCCGTCTGTGATTCCCCAACGGGCATTGGCATTGTTGTCATCCCCGGGATATTTTCCATATTTATCCAGATAGGTATTAATAGAGGCATTAACCTCTTTCTGCATATTATAGAGTCTCTTCATCCGGGCATTATTGATCATCTCCTGCCCCTTGAGTACAGCCCCCAGGATCAACCCGATAATTACAAGCACGATTGCCAGTTCTACAAGTGTAAATCCCTTCTGATTTCGAATCATCCTCATTTTATTCCTCTCCATTTCTTCTCCTTTTACTTACTACTTTGTTAGTTACTTTCATTTGTTAGTAATGTCTAATATTTGTCTGTAAGACAAGTATCAGCAATACATGTGCCAAGTCATATCTAATTGATTTATAAGGATAATTACAGCTATAGTGGGGTATTTCTAATGGTAGTTATTGACGGGGTTGTCAAACCAATGACGGCACAGTTGTCCAATCAAAAGGAATAAACTCTGCAATATAAACCTGGAATAATCTCGATTCTTTGAAGCCAGCCTGCTCCGGCGATGGAAGTAATGGGGTCCGATTTTCAATCTGAAGTTTTGATTTTATATATGGCCTGAGCCCTCATAAAGTCTTTATATATTCTATAAGCGCCTCGATCTCCTTATCTGTCAGAAGACCCTTCTGGGATGGCATAATAGGTGGAAAGCCCTTCACAACATCTGCAGCCGGTTCCAACATGGATTTCCTTATATATTCTTTGTCAACAACTACAACTACTTCTTTGCCATCTGTTATAACGGTCTCCTTCTTCAGATATAAGCCCTTCCATGAGGGTCCTATGCGTTTTGTGCCGTCAACCGAGTGGCAGCCCGTACACCCCTTCTCAGAGCTTAAGCGGAGCCCAAGCTCTGCACTGGATAAATTTGCTGACATGGATACCTCAGCCATCATATCTTCACGCCATTTATTAAACGCCGACTCATCCATCACCTCCACAGTAGTCAGCATCCTTGAGTGTCCGAGTCCGCAGTATTCCGCACAGAAGAGATTATATTTCCCCACCTCGTCAGGGGTAAACCAGAGGTAATTGTCCCTGAGGCCAGGCACTACATCCTCTTTTACTCTGAATGCCGGTATATAGAGGCTATGTATTACATCATTTGATGCAAGTAACAGCTTTACCGGCCTCCCTTTTGGAAGTTTGAGAATTTTGCTCTTTATGTTACCCTCATACTCAAAAGACCATGACCACTGCTGCGCAGTAACGCTAACGTTAATGGCATCCGCCGGGACCTGAGTCCTTTTTTTATAATCATTCCAGCCAAAATAGAACAGAGAGAGGACTATAAATACTGGAATTACGGTCCAGGCTGTTTCAAGGATAATGTTCCCTGGTATATCTGTAGCAGTCCGGTTTCTGCTCCTGCGATACCTGATAATAAAAAATGCCGTAAGAAAGGTAATAATACACAGCATCAGGATGCAGACCCCCACAACAATCAGGAACGTGCTGTCAACATCTTTTCCAATTATGCTTGATGCTGTCTTGAACATAGTCTATCTGTATCCCACATCTGAATAGAGGAAGAGACTCAGTATCAGGATTACCCCCGGGATAAAAAATATCATGATCCTGATAAAGCCCTTTTCGTATTTCAGGTTCATAAAGAATGCTGCAATAAGAAAGGTCTTTATTATGACGATTAATATTGGAGTCTTATCCCAAAGACTGCCTTTGAATGTTGTTGCACTTGCCGCAGCCCCAATAGTAAGTGCCACC
Above is a genomic segment from Nitrospirota bacterium containing:
- a CDS encoding type II/IV secretion system protein, translating into MATLKLGDLLISKGLLSKDQFMVAMAKQSITGALLGETLIKLGFVSSLEMGQVLAEQAGIEFIDLSRYAISDEALKLVSREIAESTGFMPLEIEDGVLSIGMINPNNIHAIDVATRLSGKAPNVYMVASETFYETLEKAYFFLKNPIHQRIEAIISDLKRGVEVSGTMISSLTEFLIMDGIRRNASDIHISPEHETLDIFCRIDGVLQYIYCLPKSVHSGVISRIKILSNLDIAEQRLPQGGSFSFPLMNKVYEIRVSLVPTIYGENLVMRVLSGTRALLSMVGLGFEEHDTKELKQLFSKPHGMIIVAGPTGSGKTTTLYSALREINIIEKNVLTVEDPVEYKLSMIKQTQVSSKSGYGFAVAGKSFMRQDPDAMLIGEIRDEETARIAIRASITGHLVLSTIHTNDSATVIPRLIDLDVDRFLLSSALLAVISQRLIRKVCGYCRKEHIFAPGELTELGFAEVEGKTMTEYRGEGCRACNHTGYIGRTVIGEILIVSDEIKDLIDSNGAVKSIWDSARRNGMKPMRENGIKKAMDGITTFEEVLRVVG
- the mshL gene encoding pilus (MSHA type) biogenesis protein MshL, with amino-acid sequence MNKFCGRVPRSVLMGLLILSLTASCASDKFARKAQALESFSTKAGIPPEEVKVEEKAEITPRIESAPVNEEISSLKTKTISISARNTPLRDVLYTIAESAFLNLVIERGVDPETPVTITLKDMNIQDVLDTVLASVDYFYTVRNNILTIKFMDTRILEFGQPSVIQDYSIIVGGDMLGNTKTGSAGVSGNITQKIETDKDSFKFWDSVERGIAGILNIQTNQQQSKSGSSGFSAGFSINRMTGTIVVTASRKDISRVENYINTLKKTLRRQVLVEARIVEVQLTDSIQYGVDWSFLGRGWDNVGNLAAGTTGFTSPLNSLPNFNLSLTGGDFTSLLKALQQQGNINVLSNPRMNIMNGQTAFLSVGRKVDFISKVETTSTGTSTSVPTVTYSVETSSVLSGIVFGIVPYISASDDNNITLTISPIITDLVKLNNKTIGAAGNAVELSLPTVDLRELSTTVQVKDGQMVIIGGLIQNKDRLADNNVPYLANIPVIGYLFKNRDRSYEKTELIIMLKPLIVSDPI
- a CDS encoding prepilin-type N-terminal cleavage/methylation domain-containing protein — its product is MRNQKGFTLVELAIVLVIIGLILGAVLKGQEMINNARMKRLYNMQKEVNASINTYLDKYGKYPGDDNNANARWGITDGNNNGLITGFTTNCASGTTTETCVAWRGLRLANLLSGDATSAVNPGNPYAGIVAIGTVAVQGLTTHWIGFTNVPYDVCQLLDQQYDDGSPTTGYNSGDIRGSGNYNTATSGAYTLYFRF
- the coxB gene encoding cytochrome c oxidase subunit II, with the protein product MFKTASSIIGKDVDSTFLIVVGVCILMLCIITFLTAFFIIRYRRSRNRTATDIPGNIILETAWTVIPVFIVLSLFYFGWNDYKKRTQVPADAINVSVTAQQWSWSFEYEGNIKSKILKLPKGRPVKLLLASNDVIHSLYIPAFRVKEDVVPGLRDNYLWFTPDEVGKYNLFCAEYCGLGHSRMLTTVEVMDESAFNKWREDMMAEVSMSANLSSAELGLRLSSEKGCTGCHSVDGTKRIGPSWKGLYLKKETVITDGKEVVVVVDKEYIRKSMLEPAADVVKGFPPIMPSQKGLLTDKEIEALIEYIKTL
- a CDS encoding cytochrome C oxidase subunit IV family protein translates to MNNTSGKLEKHGATIRTYVIVWAVMVALTIGAAASATTFKGSLWDKTPILIVIIKTFLIAAFFMNLKYEKGFIRIMIFFIPGVILILSLFLYSDVGYR